A DNA window from Boseongicola sp. contains the following coding sequences:
- a CDS encoding OmpA family protein — translation MPRLRYFLPHTLAVLIAGAACFGVAVWTKSRIEDRSLTAIGLALGQSGHDWTDVAADGLLVTLSGVAPDEATRFAALSIAGTIVDASRVLDHMGVAASLEVAAPDFSVEILKNQDGLSLIGLIPTESNPDTVIERARQTSGAEKVTDLLEDAEFAPPPGWEQALTYGLGALKILPRSKVSVSSEKVTIIAVAEDPEDKRRIERTLKRDAPSGLEIVLNISAPRPVITPFTLRFFIAENEARFDACSADTETTARGIAAAAMRAGASTDSNCTLGLGAPSSSWGEAAVAGIDALSRIGLGTLTMSNADMTLVAAEGTEREVFDRHIGELEGALPEVFSLNAVLLEKPAEVAKDDTVPDFQATRSTEGQVEIRGRLGDELTQTAVENFAAAHFGAANIVPATRITGDLPAGWATRVLSSLEALAIVNDGTALVTPDLIEITGVSGRSEARSEITRILSSKLEDGAAFELDVSYSEALDPLAALPTPEECVEQINSAATSQKITFAPSSTDIEDAALGTIDAISELLRDCQTVKIEISGHTDSQGREIMNQQLSQARADAVLNAIMARRVLTSNLTAKGYGEAAPIADNDTEEGREANRRIEFRLVLPENEEQASSAETEDAAGEETSQ, via the coding sequence ATGCCCCGCCTTCGCTATTTCCTGCCGCACACACTTGCTGTGCTGATCGCCGGTGCTGCTTGCTTTGGAGTGGCCGTCTGGACCAAATCGCGAATAGAAGACCGCTCTTTGACAGCTATTGGCCTTGCTCTTGGCCAGTCAGGACATGACTGGACCGACGTGGCCGCAGATGGCTTGTTGGTTACCCTATCGGGCGTCGCGCCAGACGAAGCAACGCGCTTTGCAGCATTGTCCATTGCTGGCACAATCGTCGACGCCAGCCGGGTGCTTGACCATATGGGCGTCGCAGCTTCTCTTGAAGTCGCCGCCCCGGATTTCTCGGTGGAAATTCTGAAGAACCAAGACGGGCTGTCTTTGATCGGGTTGATCCCAACCGAGTCCAACCCGGACACGGTAATCGAACGGGCACGCCAGACATCGGGGGCGGAAAAAGTTACCGACCTTCTGGAAGACGCTGAATTCGCGCCTCCGCCCGGGTGGGAGCAAGCCCTCACATACGGATTAGGTGCCTTGAAGATACTGCCGCGCTCCAAGGTTTCAGTTTCATCCGAAAAAGTCACCATCATTGCTGTCGCAGAAGATCCTGAAGACAAACGTCGGATCGAGCGCACATTGAAACGCGACGCGCCGTCTGGTTTGGAAATCGTTCTCAACATTTCAGCACCGCGCCCTGTGATCACGCCGTTCACGCTTCGGTTCTTCATTGCTGAAAATGAAGCCAGGTTCGATGCGTGCTCGGCAGACACCGAAACGACGGCTCGGGGCATCGCCGCCGCCGCGATGCGTGCTGGCGCATCCACTGACAGTAACTGCACTTTGGGTCTGGGCGCGCCGTCCTCAAGTTGGGGCGAGGCGGCCGTTGCAGGCATTGATGCGCTGTCCAGAATAGGTTTGGGAACTTTGACGATGTCGAACGCCGACATGACGCTTGTTGCTGCCGAAGGTACGGAACGGGAGGTTTTTGACCGTCACATTGGTGAGCTGGAAGGCGCACTGCCCGAAGTCTTTTCGCTGAACGCGGTTCTGTTGGAAAAGCCCGCCGAGGTCGCTAAGGACGACACCGTGCCCGATTTTCAGGCAACCAGATCCACCGAAGGCCAAGTCGAGATTCGCGGACGCCTTGGTGACGAGCTTACTCAGACCGCCGTCGAAAATTTCGCAGCCGCGCATTTTGGAGCCGCGAATATCGTACCGGCCACTCGCATAACCGGGGATCTTCCGGCTGGATGGGCAACCCGAGTGTTGAGCAGTCTCGAGGCCTTGGCGATCGTGAATGATGGCACTGCGTTAGTTACCCCTGACTTGATTGAAATAACCGGGGTTTCTGGTCGGTCAGAAGCACGCTCCGAAATTACCCGCATCCTATCGTCGAAACTGGAAGATGGTGCCGCATTTGAACTGGATGTCTCATATTCAGAAGCGCTCGACCCGCTTGCCGCCCTTCCCACGCCAGAGGAATGCGTCGAACAGATAAATTCGGCCGCGACCAGCCAGAAAATTACATTCGCGCCTTCTTCGACCGATATCGAAGATGCTGCCCTTGGCACCATCGATGCTATTTCTGAACTCCTACGCGATTGCCAAACTGTCAAAATCGAGATCAGCGGCCACACCGACAGTCAGGGTCGCGAGATCATGAACCAGCAACTTAGTCAGGCAAGGGCCGACGCGGTGCTGAATGCCATCATGGCGCGACGTGTTCTGACCTCGAACTTGACGGCCAAAGGCTACGGCGAAGCGGCACCGATTGCCGACAATGACACCGAAGAAGGCCGCGAAGCGAACCGGCGCATAGAGTTCCGCCTGGTATTGCCGGAAAATGAAGAACAGGCATCTAGTGCCGAAACCGAAGACGCCGCGGGCGAGGAGACAAGCCAGTGA
- a CDS encoding 4-hydroxybenzoate octaprenyltransferase has protein sequence MTGTDGTPDTNETGQVADAVKGNWVDHYAPAPTRPYLRLARADRPIGTWLLLIPCFWAIGLASLMKGQFTTQHLWIAIGCSVGAWLMRGAGCTWNDITDREFDDKVERTRSRPIPSGQVTVRGAVIWMAAQALLALLILLTFHPLAVALGIGSLALIAIYPFAKRFTWWPQVFLGLAFNWGALLAFAAATGTVNWAAVLIYIGGIFWTLFYDTIYAHQDTEDDALIGVKSTARLFGDNTAKWLKWFMVGAVTFFAAGLILALGTTVNVLQLVVALGGIWAFGWHLAWQLRELDIDDPAKCLMLFRSNRNAGLIPVLFFAVAHFL, from the coding sequence ATGACCGGCACGGACGGGACACCAGACACCAACGAAACCGGACAGGTCGCCGATGCCGTCAAAGGCAATTGGGTCGACCATTATGCACCGGCACCAACGCGCCCCTACCTGCGCCTTGCCCGCGCCGACCGACCCATTGGCACATGGCTGTTGCTGATCCCCTGTTTCTGGGCAATTGGACTTGCCTCACTGATGAAGGGCCAATTCACCACACAGCACCTTTGGATCGCCATCGGATGCTCTGTCGGGGCGTGGCTGATGCGCGGCGCCGGCTGCACATGGAACGACATCACCGACCGGGAATTCGACGATAAGGTCGAGCGTACTCGCTCGCGCCCCATCCCCTCCGGTCAGGTCACTGTGCGCGGCGCGGTGATTTGGATGGCCGCACAGGCTTTGCTGGCCCTCCTTATTTTGCTGACGTTTCATCCCCTGGCCGTCGCACTTGGCATCGGCTCGCTGGCGCTTATCGCCATCTACCCGTTCGCCAAACGCTTCACTTGGTGGCCGCAGGTCTTTCTTGGGCTGGCCTTCAACTGGGGCGCGCTTTTGGCCTTCGCGGCTGCCACTGGAACCGTTAATTGGGCCGCCGTCCTGATCTATATCGGCGGCATCTTCTGGACCTTGTTTTACGATACAATCTATGCGCACCAAGACACAGAAGACGACGCCCTTATCGGCGTAAAATCCACCGCACGGCTCTTTGGCGACAACACGGCAAAATGGCTGAAATGGTTCATGGTCGGTGCCGTCACATTCTTCGCCGCAGGCCTGATCCTTGCGCTAGGAACGACCGTGAATGTCCTGCAACTGGTCGTCGCCCTTGGCGGCATCTGGGCCTTCGGCTGGCATCTGGCCTGGCAATTACGCGAGCTCGACATCGACGACCCTGCAAAATGCCTGATGCTTTTCCGCTCAAACCGCAATGCAGGCCTGATCCCCGTGCTGTTTTTTGCCGTAGCCCACTTCCTTTGA